TGCTGGCTTCGCTCGAACACGCACGGCTGATCCAGCGGCTGCCCGATGGCCGCTACGCGCTGGGCTCGGAAGTGGCCCGGCTCAATGCGGTCTATGCGGCGTCGTTCTCGCTGGAGCAGGTAGTCGTGCCGGCGCTGCGCGAACTGGTGCGCGTGACCCGGGAATCGGCCGCCTTCCACGTGGAGCAGGGCGAGCACCGCCTGTGCCTGTACCGGGTGGATTCGCCGCAACCGGTGCGCGACCACATCCGCGCCGGCGATCTGCTGCCCCGCAATCGGGGGTCGGGCGGCCGCGTGCTGCGGGCCTTTGCCGGCGCCCGCGGCGAGATCTACCAGCGGATTCGCGACGAAGGCGTGATCGCGATGGTGGGCGACCGCAGCCCCGATATCGCCGGCGTGTCGTCGCCCGTGTTCGGCCCCGGCGGCGAACTGAAGGGCGCGCTGACGCTGACTTGCCCCACGCCGCGCTTCAGCGAGGCCTTCCGCCAGCATGTGCTGGATGCCGCCCGCGCACTGACCCAGGCGCTGGGCGGCACGTTTCCGGAAGTCCGGCCCGCCAGCCCCGGGTCGCTGACCACGCCCCCGCCGCAGGACGACTGAGCGGTCCGCCCGGCGGTTTCCCGCCCGCTGGAAACCATTGCAAAAATGCGACGAGTACCCGGCTTGCCGGGGGTGCCGCCACGGCCGACGCGCGGGCTATGATGCGTCCTTTCGCCCTCGCGGCGTTTCAATCCCCCGTTTTTCGCGTCCGGCCACCCAGCAAGGGTTAACGTGGATAACGGCAGCCGCCCCCGGTAGCTTTAAGAGGAAACCGATTCCCGTGCACCTGGCTCAGCAGACGATTCTGGTCGTCATGATGGTGGTGTTCTCCAGCACGCTGGTCATGGCCGCGGGGCTGGTGCTTGCGCTGCGCGCGAGCGAGGCGGGACGCCTGTGGGCCGTGGGGCACGTGGTGGCGTCCGGCGCGGGCCTGGTGGTGGCCGCCAGCGCCGCCGGCGATTCGCTGCAGCTTTCCGCGTTGGGCGCGGGGGCCTACCTGATCGGCCGGCTCACCATCTATCGTGGCGTGCGCGTCTATTACGGCCTGCCTGACTACGCGCTGCCGCTGCGCGTGATCGGCCTGGCCGCGCTGGTGCTGATGGTGCTGATGGCCGGCCTGTCGGACGGGCCGTTGCTGCTGCATGGCGTGGCCTACGGCATGCTGGCCATGATCTCGTTCAGCACCATCGTCACGATGCTGCGCAGCCGGCGCGGCCGCACCAGCATCGGCGGGCCGCTGGTGCTGGCATCCCATCTCGTGCTGCTGGGGTCACAGGTGGCGGCGCTGAGCTACGGCGCCGCGTTCAAGGGCTGGCCATCACGCCGTTCTTCCTGCAGACCAGCGCGTCGATCTGGCCGCTGGCGCCGATGGTGGCCGTGCTGCTGGGCCTGTTCGGCTTCAGCCTGATGGCGATGGAACAGATCATCGCCCGCAACGAAAGCGGCGCGCGCCTCGACGCATTGACCGGCCTGCTGAACCGCGGGGCGCTGGACATGACCGCCATGGGCCTGGTGGCGCGCTGGCAGCGCGATGGCGACCCGCTGTCGTGCCTGGTAATCGATGTCGACCATTTCAAGCGCGTCAACGACCGGCACGGTCACCATGCCGGCGACCAGGTGCTGCGCGATATCGCCGCCGCGCTGGACAACTCGCGCCGGGCGTCGGACATTGCCGCGCGCTACGGCGGCGAGGAATTCTGCATCCTGTGCCCGCACACCGACGAGCACCAGGCCACGGCGCTGGCCAACCGTATCCTGCGCAAGGTCAGGGCGATTGCCTTGCCCGATGGCGACGGCCCCGGCTGCGGCCATGCCAGCGTCAGCATCGGCGTGGCGCAGCTGCACGGCGGCCCGTCGAGCCGCGAAGGCCTGTGGCGCAGCCTGTTCGCCGAAGCGGACCGTGCGCTCTACATGGCCAAGACGCGCGGCCGCGATCAGTTCGTGCTGGGCTCCAGCATGCGGCCTGAAGCGCCCGACGATGCGCCGGCTCCCGCCGCCCAGGCGGAGCAGGACTGCATCTCCCCGGCCTGAGCGCGGTGCGGACGTCGGCTACAGCACGCGTCCGAACCACCACAACGACAGCAGCCCCGCGCAGGTCGCCAGCAAGGCACCCAGCGCGGCAAAGAAGGCGGTGACCTCGATCTGGTCGCGCTTGCCGGTGGCCAGCCTGGCGTTGATGGCGCGGTAGACGGTCTTGAGCCGCGACGCGTCTTCCAGGCGGAAGTATTCGGCCCCCGTGGCATCGGCCACCTGCTTCAGCACCTGTTCGTCGAGCCTGACGCGGGCCGCCATGCCGTCCGCCTTCAGCACCACGCCCTCCACGGTACCCACGCCCACCGTGTAGATGCGCACGCCGTGGTCGGCGGCCAACTGGGCGGCCTGCAGCGCGGCCGGCCCGGCATTGCTCTCGCCATCGGAAAACAGCACGATCGCGCCGGCCGCATAGGACCCGGGCGCCACGTTGTCGTCGGTGTCGCCCGGCGACGACTTCTGCACCGGGCTGTCCTCGTTCATGATGCGCGACGCTTCCTCGGTCAGTTGCGGCATCAGCGTCGTCAGCGCGATCAGCAGGCCGTTGCCCAGCGCCGTGCCGCCCTGCGGCTGCAGCTTGTCGATGGCGGCGGCCACGTCGTCCTTGCGGCGGCTGGGCGCCTGCGCCACGGCTGCGGTGCCGGCCATCGCCACCACCCCGGTGCTGACGCCTGCGGGCTGGGCGTCCAGCAGCACCTTGGCCGCGCCTTGCGCGGCGCGCAGGCGGCTGGGCTTGACGTCCTGCGCGCGCATGCTGCCCGACAGGTCGATCACCATCACCACCGTCTCGATGCGCGACGGCAGCACCATCACCGCCTGGGGCCGGGCAATGGCCACGATCAACGCGGTCAGCGCCAGCAAGGCCAGCACGGGCGCCACATGGCGACGCCAGTTCGCGGCGGCCTTGCCCGCCGCGCGTGCCACGCCCGCCACCCGCAGGGCGGGATAGTGGGCGGCAGTCCGGCGCCTGCGAGCGTCGAGCCACAGGTATCCGGCACCGAGCACCAGCACCAGCGCCAGCAGCCACAGCATGACGGGCCACAGGAAGCTGAGGACGGGCAACCGGCTCAGGGCATCGATCATGCGATGCCCCTGACGGCGTCGCGCGCGGTACCCAGGCGCCGGCTGCGCTGCCGCGCGAACTGCAGCAGCGCCAGGTCCAGCCGGGTATCGGTGGACAGGGTCAGGCAATCGACGCCGGCCCGCGTGAAGCCCAGGCGCAAGTCGGCCTCGCGTGCCTCGGCCATGGCGGCAAAGCGCTTGCGGAAGCCCTTGTCGTGCGTATCGACCACCATCTGCTCGCCGGTCTCGGCGTCCTGCATCACCACCACGCCCAGGTCGGGCAGCGCCATTTCCAGCGGATCGACCAGGCGCACGGCCACTACCTCGTGGCGCCTTGCCAGCATCGCCATCGACGCCTGCCAGCCGGGCGTGCTGATGAAGTCGGAGACGACGAACACCACAGAACGGCGCTTGGCCACGGCCCGTCCGCGCTCCAGCAGGTCGCGCAGGCGGGTGTCGCCCGGCGATGCGGCCGGTGTGGTGTGCATGCGGTCGAGCAGGTGCATCAGGTGACGGCGGCCGGCGCGCGCCGGCACCACCGAAGCGGCAGCATTGGCGGCGCCGCCGTACAGCACGGTGCCCACGCGATTGCCGTAGCGCGTCAGCAGCAGCGCCAGGACCGTGACGAAATCGGCCAGCAGGTCGCGCTTGCGCACGGTGCCGGAGCCGAAATCGATCGATGCGCTGAGGTCCAGCAGAAACCAGACCGCCACCTCGCGATCTTCCTGGTACTCGCGCACATGCGGCGTCTGCAGCCGCGCCGTGACGTTCCAGTCGATATGGCGCACGTCGTCGCCGGGGTGGTATTCGCGCAGGTCGGCCAGATCCAGCCCGAAGCCGCGAAACAGCGTGCGGTAGTCACCCTGCAGCAGGCCGTCGAGCCGGCGCACGACGGTCCATTCCAGCCGGCGCAGCAGCGCGTCGGTCTGGCTGGCGCCCACGCGCGCCACGCCGTCGCCGGCAACCACGGCGACCGGGCCGCCCTGGCGCCTAGCGCGCAGCCGCCCGAACATGGGATTCCATCGGCCGTTCCGGCACCGGCAGCGCCTGCAGGATGCGCGACACCAGTTGGTCGGCCGTCACCGCGTCGGAGATGGCCTCGTACGACAGCACGATGCGATGGCGCAGCACGTCGGGCACCAGGTCGGTGACGTCCTCGGGCAGGGCGTAGTCGCGGCCGCGCAAGTATGCCAGCGCCCGCGCGCCTTCGATCAGGCCGATGGTGGCGCGCGGGCTGGCCCCGAACGACACATAGCGCTCCAGGTCGTCCAGCCCATGGTTGCCCGGCTTGCGCGTGGCCGCCACCACACGTACCGCGTACTGGATCAGCCCCGGGTCCACGTACACCTTGCGGCACTCTTCCTGCAGCCCGGCCAGGTGCTCGGGCGTGGCGATCGCGCTCACGCCGATGCGCGGGCCAGTGACACGGTTGACGATCACCACCTCTTCTTCCTCGGTCGGATAGCCCACCAGCACCTTCATCATGAAGCGGTCCACCTGCGCCTC
This region of Cupriavidus sp. EM10 genomic DNA includes:
- a CDS encoding DUF58 domain-containing protein; this translates as MFGRLRARRQGGPVAVVAGDGVARVGASQTDALLRRLEWTVVRRLDGLLQGDYRTLFRGFGLDLADLREYHPGDDVRHIDWNVTARLQTPHVREYQEDREVAVWFLLDLSASIDFGSGTVRKRDLLADFVTVLALLLTRYGNRVGTVLYGGAANAAASVVPARAGRRHLMHLLDRMHTTPAASPGDTRLRDLLERGRAVAKRRSVVFVVSDFISTPGWQASMAMLARRHEVVAVRLVDPLEMALPDLGVVVMQDAETGEQMVVDTHDKGFRKRFAAMAEAREADLRLGFTRAGVDCLTLSTDTRLDLALLQFARQRSRRLGTARDAVRGIA
- a CDS encoding VWA domain-containing protein, with amino-acid sequence MIDALSRLPVLSFLWPVMLWLLALVLVLGAGYLWLDARRRRTAAHYPALRVAGVARAAGKAAANWRRHVAPVLALLALTALIVAIARPQAVMVLPSRIETVVMVIDLSGSMRAQDVKPSRLRAAQGAAKVLLDAQPAGVSTGVVAMAGTAAVAQAPSRRKDDVAAAIDKLQPQGGTALGNGLLIALTTLMPQLTEEASRIMNEDSPVQKSSPGDTDDNVAPGSYAAGAIVLFSDGESNAGPAALQAAQLAADHGVRIYTVGVGTVEGVVLKADGMAARVRLDEQVLKQVADATGAEYFRLEDASRLKTVYRAINARLATGKRDQIEVTAFFAALGALLATCAGLLSLWWFGRVL
- a CDS encoding IclR family transcriptional regulator; protein product: MPRKAAQLSEADKNAADGGAIAVDRALFVLSVFREGDTSLALAELAQRSGLYKSTLLRLLASLEHARLIQRLPDGRYALGSEVARLNAVYAASFSLEQVVVPALRELVRVTRESAAFHVEQGEHRLCLYRVDSPQPVRDHIRAGDLLPRNRGSGGRVLRAFAGARGEIYQRIRDEGVIAMVGDRSPDIAGVSSPVFGPGGELKGALTLTCPTPRFSEAFRQHVLDAARALTQALGGTFPEVRPASPGSLTTPPPQDD
- a CDS encoding MoxR family ATPase, with the protein product MNDQARGAIDSANLMERLLYEVKRVVVGQDHFLERVLVAMLAGGHLLVEGVPGLAKTLTVNTLARTMSGSFKRIQFTPDLLPADLIGTRMYNQGTGEFSTVRGPVFANLLLADEINRAPAKVQSALLEVMQEKQVTIAGETHPVPTPFLVMATQNPIETEGTYPLPEAQVDRFMMKVLVGYPTEEEEVVIVNRVTGPRIGVSAIATPEHLAGLQEECRKVYVDPGLIQYAVRVVAATRKPGNHGLDDLERYVSFGASPRATIGLIEGARALAYLRGRDYALPEDVTDLVPDVLRHRIVLSYEAISDAVTADQLVSRILQALPVPERPMESHVRAAAR